A genomic region of Zalophus californianus isolate mZalCal1 chromosome 11, mZalCal1.pri.v2, whole genome shotgun sequence contains the following coding sequences:
- the LOC113914890 gene encoding olfactory receptor 52N4, whose translation MLMLNKTNWTPASFILSGVPGLEDIHIWISFPFFSMYVVAMVGNCGLLYLIHYEKSLHRPMYYFLAMLSITDIVMCTSTIPKALYIFWFHLKEIGFDECLVQMFFIHTFTGMESGVLMLMALDRYVAICYPLRYSTILTNPVIAKVGLATFLRGVLLIIPFTFLTKRLPYCRGNIIPHTYCDHMSITKLSCGNVKVNAIYGLTVALLVGGFDILCITISYTMILRAVVSLSSADARQKAFSTCTAHICAIVFSYSPAFFCFFSHRFGGHTVPPSCHIIVANIYLLLPPAMNPIVYGVKTKQIRDCVIRTLSGSKDVKSHDI comes from the coding sequence ATGCTAATGTTGAATAAAACAAACTGGACCCCAGCCTCATTCATTCTTAGTGGAGTCCCTGGACTGGAAGATATACACATCTGGATTTCCTTCCCATTCTTCTCCATGTATGTGGTGGCTATGGTAGGGAATTGTGGGCTGCTCTACCTCATCCACTATGAGAAATCATTGCACAGACCCATGTATTACTTTCTAGCCATGCTTTCCATAACTGATATTGTCATGTGCACTAGTACAATCCCTAAGGCTCTCTACATCTTCTGGTTTCATCTCAAGGAAATTGGCTTTGATGAATGTCTGGTCCAGATGTTCTTCATCCATACCTTCACAGGGATGGAGTCTGGGGTGCTCATGCTAATGGCCCTGGACCGCTACGTGGCTATCTGCTACCCGCTGCGCTACTCTACTATCCTCACCAATCCTGTCATTGCAAAAGTTGGGCTTGCTACTTTCCTGAGAGGGGTGTTGCTCATCATTCCTTTCACTTTCCTCACCAAGCGCCTGCCCTACTGCAGAGGGAATATAATCCCCCACACCTACTGTGACCACATGTCTATAACCAAATTATCCTGTGGCAATGTCAAGGTCAATGCCATCTATGGTCTGACGGTTGCCCTCCTAGTTGGGGGCTTTGACATCCTGTGCATCACAATCTCCTACACCATGATCCTCCGGGCAGTGGTCAGCCTCTCTTCAGCAGATGCTCGACAGAAGGCCTTCAGCACCTGCACTGCCCACATCTGTGCCATTGTTTTCTCCTACAGCCCAgccttcttctgcttcttttcccACCGCTTTGGGGGCCACACAGTCCCTCCATCTTGCCACATCATTGTGGCCAATATTTATCTGCTCTTGCCTCCTGCTATGAACCCTATTGTCTATGGGGTGAAAACCAAGCAAATACGAGACTGTGTCATAAGGACCCTTTCAGGTTCTAAGGATGTCAAATCCCATGACATATaa
- the LOC113914839 gene encoding LOW QUALITY PROTEIN: olfactory receptor 52N4-like (The sequence of the model RefSeq protein was modified relative to this genomic sequence to represent the inferred CDS: deleted 1 base in 1 codon) has product MIILNQTDVTPASFILNGIPGLEDMHMWISFPFCSMYMVAMVGNCGLLYLICYEDSLHRSMYYFLAILSLTDLVMCLSSTIPKALCIFWFHLKEIRFEECLVQMFFIHTLTGMESGVLMLMALDRYIAIFYPLHYSTIFINLVIAKVGLATFLRAVLFIIPLIFFTKRLPYCKGNIIHHTYCDQLSVAKLSCGNIKANVIYGLMAALLIGGFDILCITISYTMILWAVISLSLADARQKAFSTYTAHICAIVFSYSPDFICFFFNRFESRAIPPSCHIIVANIYLLLPPTMNPIVYGVKTKQIRDCVIKIFSGSKTIKSHSI; this is encoded by the exons ATGATAATTCTGAACCAAACAGATGTAACACCAGCCTCATTCATTCTTAATGGGATCCCAGGACTGGAGGATATGCACATGTGGATTTCCTTCCCATTCTGCTCCATGTATATGGTGGCCATGGTAGGGAATTGTGGACTCCTCTACCTCATCTGCTATGAGGACTCCTTGCACAGGTCCATGTATTATTTTTTGGCCATTCTTTCCCTTACTGACCTTGTCATGTGC CTATCTAGTACAATCCCTAAAGCTCTCTGCATCTTCTGGTTTCATCTCAAGGAAATTAGATTTGAAGAATGCCTAGTCCAGATGTTCTTCATCCATACCCTCACAGGGATGGAGTCTGGGGTGCTCATGCTTATGGCCTTAGACCGCTATATAGCCATCTTTTACCCTCTGCACTACTCAACTATCTTCATCAATCTTGTCATTGCAAAGGTTGGGCTTGCTACTTTCTTGAGAGCAGTGTTGTTCATCATTCCCTTGATTTTCTTCACCAAGAGACTACCCTATTGCAAGGGCAATATAATACACCATACCTATTGTGACCAGCTATCTGTAGCTAAGTTATCCTGTGGAAATATCAAGGCCAATGTTATCTATGGTCTGATGGCTGCCCTCCTCATTGGGGGCTTTGACATCCTGTGCATCACAATCTCCTACACCATGATCCTCTGGGCAGTGATCAGTCTCTCTTTGGCAGATGCTCGACAGAAGGCTTTCAGCACCTACACTGCCCACATCTGTGCCATTGTTTTCTCCTATAGTCCAGACTTCATCTGCTTCTTTTTTAATCGTTTTGAGAGCCGTGCAATCCCTCCATCTTGCCACATCATTGTGGCCAATATTTATCTGCTCTTGCCTCCCACAATGAACCCTATTGTCTATGGGGTGAAAACCAAGCAGATTCGAGACTGTGTCATAAAGATCTTTTCAGGTTCTAAGACCATCAAATCCCATAGCATataa